One uncultured Alphaproteobacteria bacterium genomic region harbors:
- the yliB gene encoding putative peptide transporter subunit: periplasmic-binding component of ABC superfamily (Evidence 3 : Function proposed based on presence of conserved amino acid motif, structural feature or limited homology; PubMedId : 17366475; Product type pt : putative transporter) has protein sequence MRHMTLALAATALATAVTFGAAEAKTLVVGVADNLTTLDPPNANDTLSAGAQRNIYQGLYGFDSKMQLEPLLATGYEANADATEFTFHLRKGVKFHDGTDFNAEAVKINIDRVRDTKVPTKRQSLVSMVDHVEIVDDYTVKFVLKEPFGALVNNLAHAGTFMVSPAALAKYGKDIDRNPVGTGPYKFKKWSGDLFETVKNENYWRKGYPKVDGVTFKSVPENGSRIAMLQAGEASFVYPLPSELAPVVKANQKLEVVKVPSIILRYVSMNTNKKPFSDVRVRQALNYAIDKTAFCKVVYGGYCKPAEGPVPDLLKYSVKVQPGGWPYDPAKAKALLAEAGYPNGFETEVFSKNNATYIRAMQFIQQQLAQVGVKATVTPLEAGVEAQRVWSVQKPEDATVQLQYGGWSASTGDIDWATRPLFYGKAFPPKLFNVAYYKSDVNDAAIEAGIATADEAKRAAAYKTAQEQIWKDAPWIFLVNDEILVGQAKGLSGAFAAPDGGLNFEKAEFK, from the coding sequence ATGAGACACATGACTTTGGCTTTGGCCGCCACCGCATTGGCGACGGCCGTGACCTTCGGCGCCGCCGAGGCCAAGACCCTGGTGGTCGGCGTCGCCGACAACCTCACCACCCTCGATCCGCCGAACGCCAACGACACCCTTTCGGCGGGCGCGCAGCGCAACATCTATCAGGGCCTGTACGGCTTCGATTCGAAGATGCAGCTCGAACCGCTGCTGGCGACGGGCTACGAAGCCAACGCCGACGCCACCGAGTTCACCTTCCACCTGCGCAAGGGCGTGAAGTTCCACGACGGCACCGACTTCAACGCCGAGGCGGTGAAAATCAACATCGACCGCGTGCGCGACACCAAAGTGCCGACCAAGCGCCAGAGCCTCGTCAGCATGGTCGACCACGTCGAGATCGTCGACGACTACACCGTCAAGTTCGTGCTCAAGGAGCCGTTCGGCGCGCTGGTCAACAACCTCGCCCACGCCGGCACCTTCATGGTCTCCCCGGCCGCGCTCGCGAAGTACGGCAAGGACATCGACCGCAACCCGGTCGGCACCGGCCCCTACAAGTTCAAGAAGTGGTCCGGCGACCTGTTCGAGACGGTGAAGAACGAGAACTACTGGCGCAAGGGCTATCCGAAGGTCGACGGCGTGACCTTCAAGTCGGTGCCGGAGAACGGCAGCCGCATCGCGATGCTGCAGGCGGGCGAGGCGTCGTTCGTCTACCCGCTGCCGTCCGAGCTCGCCCCGGTGGTCAAGGCCAACCAGAAGCTCGAAGTCGTCAAGGTGCCGTCGATCATCCTGCGCTACGTGTCGATGAACACCAACAAGAAGCCGTTCAGCGACGTCCGGGTGCGCCAGGCGCTCAACTACGCGATCGACAAGACGGCGTTCTGCAAGGTCGTCTACGGCGGCTACTGCAAGCCCGCCGAAGGCCCGGTGCCGGACCTGCTCAAGTACTCGGTCAAGGTGCAGCCGGGCGGCTGGCCGTACGACCCGGCCAAGGCCAAGGCGCTGCTCGCGGAGGCGGGCTACCCCAACGGCTTCGAGACCGAAGTCTTCTCGAAGAACAACGCCACCTACATCCGCGCGATGCAGTTCATCCAGCAGCAGCTCGCGCAGGTCGGCGTGAAGGCGACCGTGACCCCGCTCGAGGCGGGCGTCGAGGCGCAGCGCGTCTGGAGCGTGCAGAAGCCCGAAGACGCCACGGTGCAGCTGCAGTACGGCGGCTGGTCGGCCTCCACCGGCGACATCGACTGGGCGACCCGGCCGCTGTTCTACGGCAAGGCTTTCCCGCCGAAGCTGTTCAACGTCGCGTACTATAAGAGCGACGTGAACGACGCCGCGATCGAGGCGGGCATCGCCACCGCCGACGAAGCCAAGCGCGCCGCCGCCTACAAGACCGCGCAGGAGCAGATCTGGAAGGACGCCCCGTGGATCTTCCTGGTCAACGACGAAATCCTCGTCGGCCAGGCGAAGGGTCTCTCCGGCGCGTTCGCCGCGCCCGACGGCGGCCTGAACTTCGAGAAGGCGGAATTCAAGTAA
- a CDS encoding putative HTH-type transcriptional regulator HexR (Evidence 3 : Function proposed based on presence of conserved amino acid motif, structural feature or limited homology) yields MSPEPHPPLMKRIAAQRDALSRSHRAVADYVLANPFQAATLGIEDLAAVSGVSVATINRFAREFGFSGFVAFRAECLQIYARTLEPVEKVRRLEGGEARALPLMQASLAAARDDIDRALAGLDAEVCTRIVEMLLAARRVFVIGLGVSSTLARLTQQLFEQSLPVIELLDGTGGTERIVRRLAQIGDGDLVLGISLQRYSQFTVEVLRRAREAGARIACITDFADSPLVPLAEAALLSPSDHPVLHGSLASVAATIEAVSTVLVRRCATESSVRKLTEDLLPYLYTSAD; encoded by the coding sequence GTGTCGCCGGAACCCCATCCCCCCCTGATGAAGCGCATCGCCGCGCAGCGCGACGCCCTTTCGCGGTCTCACCGCGCGGTGGCGGACTACGTGCTCGCCAACCCGTTTCAGGCGGCGACCCTCGGAATCGAGGACCTCGCCGCCGTATCCGGAGTCTCGGTGGCGACCATCAACCGCTTCGCCCGCGAGTTCGGCTTCTCCGGGTTCGTCGCCTTCCGCGCCGAGTGCCTGCAGATCTACGCGCGGACGCTGGAACCGGTGGAGAAGGTGCGGCGCCTCGAAGGCGGCGAGGCACGGGCGCTGCCGCTGATGCAGGCTTCGCTCGCCGCCGCGCGCGACGATATCGACCGCGCCCTCGCCGGTCTCGACGCCGAGGTCTGCACGCGCATCGTCGAGATGCTGCTCGCCGCGCGACGGGTGTTCGTGATCGGCCTCGGGGTGTCGAGCACGCTCGCCCGCCTCACCCAGCAACTGTTCGAGCAGAGCCTGCCGGTGATCGAACTGCTCGACGGCACCGGCGGCACCGAGCGGATCGTCCGCCGCCTCGCCCAGATCGGCGACGGTGACCTCGTCCTCGGGATTTCTTTGCAGCGCTACTCGCAGTTCACCGTCGAGGTGCTGCGCCGCGCCCGGGAAGCCGGGGCGCGCATCGCCTGCATCACCGACTTCGCGGATTCGCCGCTGGTGCCGCTGGCCGAAGCGGCACTGCTCTCGCCCTCCGACCACCCGGTGCTGCACGGCTCGCTGGCGAGCGTCGCGGCGACGATCGAGGCGGTCTCGACGGTGCTGGTGCGCCGCTGCGCCACCGAAAGCAGCGTGCGCAAGCTCACCGAAGACCTGCTCCCCTACCTCTACACCAGCGCCGATTGA
- the yliC gene encoding putative peptide transporter permease subunit: membrane component of ABC superfamily (Evidence 3 : Function proposed based on presence of conserved amino acid motif, structural feature or limited homology; Product type pt : putative transporter): MLNYLIRRIVGIVPVILVIALLVFLFVHMLPGDPARLVAGPEATLQDVENVRRSLGLDRPIHEQFLLFLWHAVQWDFGNSLKTRIPVVEEIGLRLMPTVWLTVCAMAWATVFGLLIGVASAVKRGRWPDYVGMFVAVSGISFPAFWLGLLLIDLFSVRLGWLPTGGFESWQSLIMPSFTLGLGVAAVMARFTRSAFIEISREDYIRTAHAKGARARAVIWKHTLRNALIPVITMVGLQFGFLLGGSIVVETVFSWPGLGRLLVDSVAYRDYPVIQAEILLFSLEFILINLTVDVLYAVANPEIRFK, from the coding sequence ATGCTCAACTACCTGATCCGCCGCATCGTGGGCATCGTCCCGGTGATCCTGGTGATCGCGCTTTTGGTGTTCCTGTTCGTGCACATGCTGCCGGGCGATCCCGCGCGCCTCGTCGCCGGGCCGGAGGCGACCCTCCAGGACGTCGAGAACGTCCGCCGCAGCCTCGGCCTCGACCGGCCGATCCACGAGCAATTCCTGCTGTTCCTCTGGCACGCCGTGCAGTGGGACTTCGGCAACTCGCTCAAGACCCGCATTCCGGTGGTCGAGGAGATCGGCCTGCGCCTGATGCCGACGGTGTGGCTGACGGTCTGCGCGATGGCCTGGGCGACCGTGTTCGGCCTCCTGATCGGCGTCGCCTCGGCGGTCAAGCGCGGCCGCTGGCCCGACTACGTCGGCATGTTCGTGGCCGTCTCCGGCATTTCGTTCCCGGCGTTCTGGCTCGGCCTGCTGCTGATCGACCTGTTCTCGGTGCGCCTCGGCTGGCTGCCGACCGGCGGCTTCGAAAGCTGGCAGAGCCTGATCATGCCGTCGTTCACGCTCGGCCTCGGGGTCGCCGCGGTGATGGCGCGCTTCACCCGCTCGGCATTCATCGAAATCTCGCGCGAGGACTACATCCGCACCGCCCACGCCAAGGGCGCGCGCGCCCGCGCGGTGATCTGGAAGCACACCCTCCGCAACGCGCTGATCCCGGTGATCACCATGGTCGGCCTGCAGTTCGGCTTCCTCCTCGGCGGGTCGATCGTGGTGGAGACGGTGTTCTCCTGGCCCGGCCTCGGCCGCCTGCTGGTGGATTCGGTGGCCTACCGCGACTATCCGGTGATCCAGGCGGAAATTCTGCTGTTCTCCCTGGAATTCATCCTCATCAACCTCACCGTCGACGTCCTCTACGCCGTCGCCAACCCGGAGATCCGCTTCAAATGA
- the yliD gene encoding putative peptide transporter permease subunit: membrane component of ABC superfamily (Evidence 3 : Function proposed based on presence of conserved amino acid motif, structural feature or limited homology; Product type pt : putative transporter), which translates to MSDAAVLSSPGVRSPLREFWRRLRHRKVALGSAVLLLLLVLSAVFAPWIAPYDPTAADYANILAPPSAAHWAGTDAFGRDILSRIIWGGRISLAVGFLSVSIGGIVGIGLGLVAGFYGRWLDGLIMRSSDVLLAFPGILLAIGVIAILGPGIDNVIYAVAVFSVPVFARLVRGSTLALKSAPYVDAARSIGVRNRWLMLRHILPGTLPSVIVYFSMRVGTSILTAAALSFIGLGAQPPSPEWGAMLADGRSFIGVASHVTFYPGMAIFVTVLAFNLLGDGLRDALDPKLKNV; encoded by the coding sequence ATGAGCGACGCCGCCGTTCTTTCGTCCCCCGGCGTGCGCAGCCCGCTGCGCGAGTTCTGGCGCCGCCTGCGCCACCGCAAGGTGGCGCTGGGCTCCGCCGTTCTGCTGCTGCTGCTGGTGCTCTCGGCGGTGTTCGCGCCGTGGATCGCGCCCTACGACCCCACCGCCGCCGACTACGCCAACATCCTCGCCCCGCCCTCCGCCGCGCATTGGGCGGGCACCGACGCCTTCGGCCGCGACATCCTCAGCCGGATCATCTGGGGCGGGCGGATCTCGCTCGCGGTCGGCTTCCTGTCGGTGTCGATCGGCGGCATCGTCGGCATCGGCCTCGGCCTCGTCGCCGGATTCTACGGCCGCTGGCTCGACGGCCTGATCATGCGCTCGTCGGACGTTCTTCTCGCCTTCCCCGGCATCCTGCTGGCGATCGGCGTGATCGCGATCCTCGGCCCAGGCATCGACAACGTCATCTACGCGGTGGCGGTGTTCTCGGTGCCGGTGTTCGCGCGGCTGGTGCGCGGCTCGACCCTGGCGCTCAAATCCGCGCCCTACGTCGACGCGGCGCGCTCGATCGGCGTCAGGAACCGCTGGCTGATGCTGCGCCACATCCTCCCCGGCACCCTGCCGTCGGTGATCGTCTACTTCTCGATGCGCGTCGGCACCTCGATCCTCACCGCCGCGGCGCTCAGCTTCATCGGCCTCGGCGCGCAGCCGCCGAGCCCTGAGTGGGGCGCGATGCTGGCCGACGGCCGCAGCTTCATCGGCGTCGCCAGCCACGTCACCTTCTATCCCGGCATGGCGATCTTCGTCACCGTGCTCGCCTTCAACCTGCTGGGCGACGGTCTGCGCGACGCCCTCGACCCGAAGCTCAAGAATGTCTGA
- the yliA gene encoding putative peptide transport fused subunits of ABC superfamily: ATP-binding components (Evidence 3 : Function proposed based on presence of conserved amino acid motif, structural feature or limited homology; Product type pt : putative transporter): MEPMSAENSVPPSAAPLVSIEGLSVAFSGEDGDFTAVKDLSFHISPGETVAVVGESGSGKSVTALSLMRLVELGGGRIAKGAIRFRFRDGRVDDLARLSGEAMRSLRGNEMAMIFQEPMTSLNPVFTIGDQIAEAVILHQGMDKAAARAEALRMLELVRIPEAKRLLDRYPHQLSGGMRQRVMIAIALSCRPSLLIADEPTTALDVTIQAQILRLIKTLQEELGMAVMFITHDMGVVAEVADRVVVMFRGDKVEEGPAAEIFAAPKHPYTRALLSAVPRLGSLAGESLPLSFPLLRTDGAEPQPPVRQDTVAADAPPLLEVSDLVTRFEVRRGLFGRHTGNVHAVERVNFSLRPGETLALVGESGCGKSTTGRTLIQLQNYLSGTIRFMGEDVATMSAERRRRLHQQIQCVFQDPFASLNPRLTVGFSIAEPLITHGLAKGREIEDRVADLLRKVGLSPDHAKRYPFEFSGGQRQRICIARALASKPKLIIADEAVSALDVSIQAQIVNLLMDLQRQEGLAYLFISHDMAVVERVSHRVAVMYLGQIVEIGPRAAVFENPQHAYTRRLMSAVPVPDPARRAQRGALLEGEIPSPIRAVGDAPLVEPLVAVGPGHFVARHAIAGFPQA, from the coding sequence ATGGAACCGATGTCCGCCGAGAATTCCGTGCCGCCGTCCGCCGCTCCCCTGGTTTCGATCGAGGGCCTGTCCGTCGCCTTCTCCGGCGAGGACGGCGACTTCACCGCGGTCAAGGACCTGTCCTTCCACATCTCCCCCGGCGAAACCGTCGCGGTGGTGGGAGAATCCGGGTCGGGCAAGTCGGTGACCGCGCTCAGCCTGATGCGCCTCGTCGAACTGGGCGGCGGCCGCATCGCCAAGGGCGCGATCCGCTTCCGCTTCCGCGACGGCCGGGTCGACGACCTCGCCCGCCTCTCCGGCGAGGCGATGCGGTCGCTGCGCGGCAACGAAATGGCGATGATCTTCCAGGAGCCGATGACCAGCCTCAACCCGGTGTTCACGATCGGCGACCAGATCGCCGAGGCGGTGATTTTGCACCAGGGGATGGACAAGGCGGCGGCGCGCGCCGAGGCGCTGCGGATGCTGGAACTGGTGCGAATCCCCGAGGCGAAGCGCCTGCTCGACCGCTATCCGCACCAGCTTTCCGGCGGCATGCGGCAGCGGGTGATGATCGCGATCGCGCTCTCCTGCCGCCCCAGCCTGCTGATCGCCGACGAACCCACCACCGCCCTCGACGTCACCATCCAGGCGCAGATCCTGCGGCTGATCAAGACCCTCCAGGAAGAGCTGGGGATGGCGGTGATGTTCATCACCCACGACATGGGCGTGGTCGCCGAGGTCGCCGATCGGGTGGTGGTGATGTTCCGCGGCGACAAGGTCGAGGAAGGCCCGGCCGCGGAGATCTTCGCCGCGCCGAAGCATCCCTACACCCGCGCCCTGCTCTCGGCGGTGCCGCGCCTCGGTAGCCTGGCCGGAGAGAGCCTGCCGCTCAGCTTTCCGCTCCTGCGCACCGACGGTGCCGAGCCGCAGCCGCCGGTCCGCCAGGATACCGTGGCGGCCGACGCGCCGCCGCTCCTCGAAGTCTCCGATCTCGTCACCCGCTTCGAGGTCCGGCGCGGCCTGTTCGGGCGGCATACCGGCAACGTCCACGCGGTCGAGCGGGTGAACTTCTCCTTGCGCCCCGGCGAAACCCTGGCGCTGGTGGGCGAATCCGGCTGCGGCAAGTCCACCACCGGCCGCACGCTGATCCAACTGCAGAACTACCTCTCCGGTACCATCCGCTTCATGGGCGAGGACGTCGCGACGATGTCGGCGGAGCGCCGCCGCCGCCTCCACCAGCAGATCCAGTGCGTGTTCCAGGATCCGTTCGCGTCGCTCAACCCGCGCCTCACCGTCGGCTTCTCGATCGCCGAACCGCTGATCACCCACGGCCTCGCCAAGGGCCGCGAGATCGAGGACCGGGTCGCCGACCTCCTGCGCAAGGTCGGCCTCTCTCCCGACCACGCCAAGCGCTATCCCTTCGAGTTCTCCGGCGGCCAGCGCCAGCGCATCTGCATCGCCCGCGCGCTCGCCAGCAAGCCGAAGCTGATCATCGCCGACGAAGCGGTCTCCGCGCTCGACGTCTCGATCCAGGCGCAGATCGTCAATCTCCTGATGGACCTGCAGCGCCAGGAAGGACTCGCCTACCTGTTCATCTCCCACGACATGGCGGTGGTCGAGCGCGTCAGCCACCGCGTCGCGGTGATGTACCTCGGCCAGATCGTCGAGATCGGCCCGCGCGCGGCGGTGTTCGAAAATCCGCAGCACGCCTACACCCGACGCCTGATGTCGGCGGTGCCGGTGCCCGACCCCGCCCGCCGGGCGCAGCGCGGCGCGCTGCTCGAAGGCGAGATTCCAAGCCCGATCCGCGCCGTCGGCGACGCGCCGCTGGTCGAGCCGCTGGTCGCGGTCGGCCCCGGGCATTTCGTCGCCCGCCACGCCATCGCCGGTTTCCCGCAGGCCTGA